In the Gemmatimonadaceae bacterium genome, GCCGAACGGCATCTTCTCGGTCCGCCCGCCGAAGGTGAGCCCGATGAGCTGGTGCCCCAGGCAGATGCCGAACACCGGTGTACCGGCCTCCGCCACACCACGGATCATGGCGGGGGCGTAGTCGATGGCGGCCGGGTCGCCCGGGCCGTTCGAGATGAAGACCCCGTCCGGCTTGTGGGCAAGGATCTCGCTGGCGGTGGTGCTGCCCGGCACGACGGTCACCTTGCAGCCTTCCTCGGCGAAGAGCCGGAGCATGTTGTCCTTGATGCCGAAATCGACCGCCACGATGTGGTGCGCGGTGCGCTCGGCGCCGTAGACGAAGCTCTCCGACCGCGCGGCGCCCGAGGCCAGGTCGGCCCCTTCCATGCGCGGGGCGGCGGCGAGCAGGTCGCGCGCCTCGGCACTGGGATCCGTGCCCGCGCAGAGCACGCCCATCATGACGCCGGCGCTCCGGAGGTGGCGCGTGAGACGGCGGGTGTCCACCTCCTGCAGCGCCGGCACACCGGCCGCGGCCAGCCACGACGGCAGGTCACCGGTGGCGCGCCAGCTCGAGTAGGTCTTCGACATCTCACGGACGATGACGCCGGAGACCTGCACGTTGCCGCTCTCCGGATCCTCGGTGTTGATGCCGTAGTTCCCGATCTCGGGCGACGTCATGACGACGATCTGGCCGCGATACGAGGGGTCGGTGAAGACCTCCTGGTAGCCGGTCATGTTGGTCGTGAAGACCACCTCGGCCACCGTCGGCGGCGTCCCGGCATTGATGAGCCCCTCAAACGTCGAACCGTCCTCGAGGAGCAATACCCCGGGGACGGTCTCGAGCGCGAGCGGCAGCGGCGTGCCGATCACGGCTTGGCGGGCGCCGGCGAGGCCGGTGCCGGCGCCTGTCCGGCGGGGGCTGCGGGGCTGAGGGGGAGCGCGGAAGCGCCGCCCTTCGGGGTGCCACCCGCCGCCGGGGCGGTGGCGGGCGCGGCCGGTGCCGGCGCCGTGAAGGCGTTGTCGAGCACCGACTTCGGCGCGCGCTGGCGGGTGGTCATGAGCTGCAGCACCAGCGCCAGGAACATGAACGCGCCGCCGCCCCACCAGCTGATCTTCGTCAGCAGGTTGCCTGCCTGCCGGGTCCCGATGACGGCGTCGGCCGACGAGGTCGCGCCGCCGAAATTGGCAGCCATACCGCCTCCCTTGCCGGACTGGAGCAGGATGACGGCGATCAGCACGAGGCTGATCAGGATCAGGATGGCGAGGAGGAACGTGTACATCGGCTGGGCTGGGTCGGGGACGTCTCTGGACTAGCCGTGAAAGGAAGCGAATCCCGGCGTGCGAATCAAGCGCGGACGATGGCGTTCCAGCCGTCGGCGTCGAGGCTGGCACCGCCCACCAGGACCCCATCCACGTCCGGGGCGGCGAGGAGGGTGGTGGCATTGCCACGGTTGACGCTGCCGCCGTAGAGGATCGGGATCCCGTTCGCGCGCTCGCCGATGGCGGTCTTGAGGGCCGCCACGATGGCGCCGTGGACGGCGCTGGCATCCTCCGGCGTCGCGGTGCGACCGGTCCCGATGGCCCAGACGGGCTCGTAGGCGAACAGCATCGAGGCGACCTGCCCCTCCTCGACGCCGTCGATGCCGGCCCGGAGCTGCCGGAGCACGGTCGCCTCGGTGTTGCCGGCGTCGCGCTCGGCGAGGAGCTCGCCGATGCAGAGCACCGGCGTCAGCCCGGCCCGGATGGCGGCCTTCACCTTCAGGTTCGTCTCGGCATCGGTCTCGCCGAAGACGTGCCGGCGCTCGGAATGGCCCACCAGCACGTGCGTGGCACCCGCGTCGCGCGCCATCGGCGCCGAGTTCTCACCGGTGAACGCACCCTTGTCCTCGTGGTGGATGTTCTGGATCCCCACCTCGAGGTCGGACCGCTCACGCAGCATCTCGCTGACCGTCGTGACCGACAGCGCATTCGGAAAGAACAGGACCTTGCGGTCGTGCTGCCGCGGGTAGTGCACGAGGAAGTTCTTCATGAACGCCCGGGCATCACTCGGGCCGTGGTGCATTTTCCAGTTCGCAGCGAAGATCGGCAGCTTCAAGCGGTCCCCTTGTCATCCAGTGCGGCCACGCCGGGGAGTTCCTTGCCCTCGAGGAATTCGAGGCTGGCTCCGCCGCCGGTGGACACGTGGCTCATCATCTCTCCCAGCCCTGCCTCGACGACGGCCGCGGCGGAATCCCCGCCGCCGACGATCGTGATCGCGCCCTTGCCGGTTGCGGCGGCCATCGCGGTGGCGATCGCGCGCGTGCCGGCATCGAACGGCGGCTTCTCGAAGACGCCCATCGGCCCGTTCCACAGCACGGTCTTCGCCGCCAGGATCGCGCGCGCGTAGCTCTGCGCCGAGTCCGGCCCGATGTCGAGCATCGCCTCGTCCGCCGGGATGCCATCCCGCTTCACGGCGTGTGCCGTCTTCGGCTGGTCCATGCCCTTCGCGACGGTCGCGTCGTGCGGCAGGATCAGCAGGCTGCCGGCGCGCTCGATGAGGTCCTTCGCCATCTCGACGCGGTCGGGCTCCACCAGCGACGTGCCGGTCTCGAAGCCCATCGCCTTGTAGAAGGTGCAGGCCATCGCGCCCCCGATCAGCAGCGCGTCCACCTTCGGCAGCAGCGCCTCGACGACGTCGATCTTGCCGGAGATCTTCGAGCCGCCGAGGATCGCCACGAACGGCCGCTTCGGGTCGTCGAGGGCGCCACCGAGGTAGGCCAGCTCGCCCTCCATCAACAGGCCGGCGACGGCAGGTCGCAGGTACTTCGCGATGCCGGCGGTGGATGCATGCGCGCGATGTGCACTTCCGAACGCATCGTTCACGTACAGGTCACCGAGCTTCGCGAGTCGCTCCGACAGTGCGTCGTCGTTCTTCTCCTCGCCGGGGAGGAAGCGCGTGTTCTCCATCAGCAGCACGGCGCCGTCGGTGAGGGCGTTCGTCGCGGCGATCGCAGCCTCGTCGTCGGTGGTGCCGCAGAACGTGACGTCCACACCCGGCAGCACGTTCCGCAGCGCGGGCATCACCGACTCGAGCGTGTACTTCGGGTCGGGCGCGCCCTTGGGGCGTCCCAGGTGCGACAGCAGCACGACGCGCGCGCCGTGGCTGCGCAGCAGCTGGATGGTCGGCACCGCGGCGCGCAGGCGGGTGTCGTCGGTGACCGCACCCGCCGCGTCGAACGGCACGTTGAAGTCGACGCGCACCACGACGCGACGCCCGCGCAACTGCGCGGGCGTCAGGTCCTTCACGGAGGACTTCGACATCAGGCGAGCGTCTTGCCGACGTACTGCAGCAAGTCCACGCAGCGGCTCGAGTAACCCCACTCGTTGTCGTACCAGCCCGAGAGCTTCACCATCGTGCCGTCGATGACGTTGGTGCTCTTGGCGTCGATGGTGCACGAGAACGGGTTGCCGATGTAGTCCACGCTGACCAGCTCGACGGTGCTGTAGTCGAGGATGCCCTTGAGCGGGCCGTCCTTGGCGGCGGCGATGAACGCGGCGTTCACTTCCTCGATGGTCGTGGCGCGCTCGACCTCGACCGTCAGCTCGGTGAGCGAGACGTCCGGCGTCGGCACGCGGATCGCGATGCCGTCGATCTTCCCCTTCACTTCCGGAATCACCAGCGCGGTGGCCTTGGCGGCACCGGTGCGGGTCGGGATGATCGAGACCGCGGCGGCACGCGCGCGGCGCATGTCCTTGTGCGGCAGGTCGAGGATCGACTGGTCGTTGGTGTAGCTGTGGATCGTCACCATCGAGCCGTGCCTGAAGCCGAACGTGTCGCGCACCACCTTCACCATCGGCACCAGGCAGTTGGTGGTGCAGCTGGCGTTGGAGATGATGTGGTGGGTGGCCGCGTCGTACTTCTGGTGGTTCACGCCCATCACAATGGTGATGTCCTCACCCTTGGCCGGGGCCGAGATGATGACCTTCTTGGCGCCGGCGGCGATGTGCTTCCGCGCCTTGTCGGCGTCGGTGAAGATGCCGGTGGACTCGAGGACGATGTCGGCGCCCGCCGCAGCCCACGGCAGGTTCGCCGGGTCGCGCTCGGCCGTGATCCTGATCTCATCGCCGTCCACGACGATGGCGCCCTCCTTCGCGCTCACCTCGCCCTGGTAGGTGCCATGGACCGAGTCGTACTTGAACAGGTGCGCCAGCGTGGCCGTGTCGGTCAGGTCGTTGATGCCGACGAAATCGATCGCGGCGCCTGACTTCTTCGCGGCGCGCAGCACGTTTCGCCCGATCCGACCGAACCCATTGATGCCGACCCGAATTGCCATGACGCTACTCCAGTGGTGAACGGCGGTCGCCGATGGCGGGCGCCCGTCCGAATGTGACACAGCTTACGATACGTGCGCCGCCGCCGGTGAGGGCTGCGGCGCACGCGACAAGTGTGGCTGCGGTGGTCACGACATCGTCCACGAGTACGCAGTGCGCACCCTGCACGTGAGGGGCACCAGCCGAAGCCACGGTGAAAGCGCGAGTTACGTTCACCAGTCTCTCCCCGGGTGTCAACCGCGTCTGACTCGACGGGGTCCGCCCGCGGTGCAGTGCGGCGACGACCGGCACCCCCCAATGTGCCGCCAGGGCTTGCGCGAGCACGCCCGCCTGGTTGTAGCCGCGCTCACGTTCACGCCACCCGGCCAGCGGCACGGGCACCAGCAGGGCACGCTCCCGCACGACGTCCGGCGGCCACGCAAGCCGCGACATCTCGGCCGCCATGCCCTGTGCCACCTGCGGCCAGCCATCGTACTTGAGCGCATGCACCAGCCGGCTCGCGACACCGTGCCGCGACATCCAGGCGACGGAGCGGACGCTGCGGACGAAGGGGGGCAGCGCGTCGCACCAGCGACAGGGATCGCCCGCCGTGGCGTCACGGGGCGCCGGGTGGCCGCAACGCGCGCACTGCGGGTGTGGCAGCCGCTCCACGCGACTCCAGCAGAGCAGGCAGGCGGGACCGCGCTCACGGCCCAGCGGGGCCTCACAGAGCACGCAGACCCCCGGCAGCGCCAGTTCGAGGAGTGTGCCGGCCAGGGCGGCGAGCTGTGCCCCGCCCTCTCGCGCCATCCGGACGGGCCACCGCATCAGGACCGGCCCGTCGAGGCCTCACAGGCCGCGTGCCACATCGCGTCGCCGTCCGCAGCGCGGCCGAACCAACGCATCCAGGACCGCGCGCCCTGGCTCACGAGCATCCGGAGGCCGTCGTCCGCCCGCCGCCCCTGCGCCCGCGCCGCCCGGACGAACGGCGTGAGCGAGTCCCGGCGGTACACGAGGTCGAGGCACGCCGCGCCCACCGGCAGCAGGCGCGGCTCCACCGGCAACTGGTCGTCGCGCATGCCGACCGGCGTCGTGTTCACGATCAGGTCGGCCCCTCGCACTGCATCACCCACGAGTTCCTCCACCGTTGTCGCGCCGGCTGGCCCGAGTGCCAGCAACGGAGCCGCCCGCGCCGGCGTCCGGCCCCAGATCGCCAGCCGTGCTGCCGGCCACCCGCCCACCGCGGCCACCACCGCCCTGGCCGACCCACCGGCGCCGAGTACCGCCACCCGGATCGCCCCGCGCGGAAGTTCACCGAGCAGCGCCGCGACCGCGTCATCGAACCCACCCACGTCGGTGTTGTCTCCGTGCAGCGCGCCGTCGCTGGTCCACCAGGTGTTCACGGCACCGAGGCGCGTGGCGAGGGGCGTCAGCACGTCACAGAGCGCGGCGACGCGTTCCTTGTGCGGGATGGTCACGTTGCCGGCCGCGCCTTCGGCGACCAGCGACCGCAGCGTGGCCCCGAGTGTGGCGTAGGAGACGTCGACGGCCTCGTAGCGAGGCGCGAGGTGCGCCGCCTGGAGGGCCGCGTTCTGGAACGTGGGGGAGAGCGAATGCGCGACCGGGTGCCCGAGCAGCACCAGCCGCGTGGGCATCGGCATCAGCGCGAGGGCGACTTCGGCGAGGCGGCGAGCCGGTCGAAGGCGCGGCTGATCAGCGCGTGCAGTTCGTCGAACGTGGCCCGGTAGACGCCGATGTCACCGCCGATCGGATCGCTCACCGGACGAGACACCTCGCCGTGGGTGGCGAAGGCGCTGAGCAGGTGCGCCTTGCCGGCGCCACCCAGGCCCTCGATCGCCAGCAGGTGGCTGGGGCTCATCGTGAGCACCAGGTCGGCGGCGCCGACCATCGCCGGCGTGACCTGGCGCGAGCGATGCCGCGACAGGTCGAGCCCGTGCTCCATGGCAATCAGGAGCGACCCTTCCGACGCGCCGCTCATGTCGTCCGCGGCCACGCCGGCGCTCGCGACGCTCACCTGCGGCAGCTGTCGCGCCTCGACGATCGCGTTTGCGATCACCTCGGCCATGGGGCTGCGACAGGTGTTGCCGGTGCAGACGAACAGGACACGGTAGGGTCGGTCAGGCATCGCCAAGCAGGTCGGGGACAGTCTCGCGCAGTCTGGCGGCGCTGATCGCGCCCGGGCGGATCACGCGGAGCCGCCGCCCCGTGCAGTCTATCACGGTGCTGGGTGGCGAGGGAGGCAGCAGGCCGCCGTCCAGCACCATCAGCAGGCCGCGGTTGATCTCCGGCGTCCACTGTTCCACCACCTCGCCGGCGCGCATCGCGGGCGGCACGCCGGGCCGGTTGGCCGAGGTGGATGTGAGCGGCGAGCCGAGCGCCGTGATGAGGCGCTGCAGGCCGGGATGCGGCGTCCAGCGGACCGCGATGCCGCCCTCGGGCCCGCGCAACCGCGGCGGGAGCTGGCCCTCGCCGCCCGGCAGCACCAGCGTCATCGGCCCGGGCCAGTGGCGGGCCGCGAGGTGGGCCGCCTGCGCCGAGAGGTGCAGGCCCAGCCGCGTGAGCATCGCGCTGTTCGACACCAGCAGCAGGAAGGGCTTGGCGGGCGGCCTCCGCTTCAGGGTCACGAGCTTCTCGACCGACTCGAAGTCGACCATCGTGCCGAACCCGTACACGGTCTCGGTGGGATAGGCGAGCACGCCGCGGTCCTGCAGGTGCAGCACCACCGGCGTCAGCGCGGCCTGCACCTCATCGGGCGACCAGAACGGACGGACGACGTTGTACCCGCTCACTCGGGGAGCACCGACAGCGACTCGGCGGTGGCGAAGTCCGCCTCGTCGGTGACCTTCATGCCGCGTTCACTCCCGCGCACGACCACGACCGGAAACCCGTAGTGCTCGCAGAGGGCCGCATCGTCGGTCGCGGCGAGCCGGTCACGCCGCGCCCGGGTGTGCACCTCGTCGATCATGGCGCGGGGAAACGCCTGCGGCGTCTGCGCGCGCCAGAGCGCGGTGCGATCCACGGTGCGCACGATGCGCCCGGTCGCGTCCACCTCCTTCAGCGTGTCGACCACCGGCAGCGCCGCGATCGCGCCGTGGCCGCACTGCGCCTCGCGGATCACGCGGTCGATCACGGTGGCGCTGGCCAGCGGCCGCGCTGCGTCGTGGATCACGACGGTGTCGACGTTCTCCGGCATGTCCTCCAGCCCGTTGTAGACCGACTGCATGCGGTCGCGGCCGCCGGTGCTCACCAGCATGCGGTCGATGTCGCACTGGAAGATCCAGGGCGGCGGGTCGGCCGCGAAGTCGCGCGGCAGCACCACCACCACCAGCGCGACGTCGGGGCGCAACTGGAAGGCCTGCAGGCTGTGCAGGACCATCGGCTTGCCGGCGACCCAGCGGAACTGCTTCAGTTCCGGGCCGCCGACGCGGGTGCCGCTGCCGGCGGCGACGATCACCACTCCCACGTTCGGCGCGGTGACGGGGGTCACCGCGCGCAGCTCGGCGGGACGCGCATCGCGATCGAGGTTCGCGGCGGCGCGCTCATCGTCGTGGTGGTCGGGTTCGTGCGGAGTGTGCAGGGTGGACTCGGTGCTCATGTGAAGATGGTGTCCAGCAGGTCGCGGATGTTCGCGATGCCGATGACCGTGAGGCCCGCGGGGGCCTTCACGCGTGCCGAGGTCTTCGAGACGTAGGCCCGCGTCAAGCCCAGGCGCGCCGCCTCGGCCAGGCGGCGCTCGAGCTGCGAGACCGCACGGATCTCGCCGCCGAGTCCGACCTCGCCGAGGAAGAGCGAGTCCGGGGGCAGCGCGCGATCGTACACCGACGAGGCCAGTGCGGCCGCGACGGCGGTGTCACCCGACGGTTCGGTGAGCCGCATGCCGCCCACCACGTTCACGAAGGCGTCGAGCTGTGCGAACCCCAGGCCGGCGCGCTTCTCGAGCACGGCGAGCAGTAGCGCGAGGCGGCGCGGGTCGTAGCCGGTGGTCACGCGCTGCGGCGTCCCGAATCCGGCCTTCGCCGCCAGCCCCTGGATCTCGACCAGCAGCGGCCGCGTGCCCTCGAGCGGCGCGGTGATCGCACTCCCGCTCGCCGACTGGGTGCGGTCGCCCATGAAGAGCGCCGAGGGGTTCGCGACCGGCTGCAGGCCGGCGGCATCCATGCGGAAGACGCCGATTTCGTCGACGCTGCCGAAACGGTTCTTGGTCGCGCGCAACAGCCGGTAGTCGGCACCCGACTCGCCCTCGAAGTAGAGCACCGTGTCCACGATGTGCTCGAGTGTCTTCGGGCCGGCGATGCCGCCACCCTTCGTCACGTGCCCGACGACGAAGATCGCGGTGCCCAGCTCCTTCGCGGCGCGCATCAGCCGCGCCGCGCACTCGCGCACCTGCCCCACGTTGCCGGGCGCGCCCTCGAGCTCCTCGGTGTGCACCGTCTGGATCGAGTCGATGATGGCGATCACGGGACGCGTGGCATCGAGGTGCGCGATGATCGTCTCGAGGTGTGTCTCCGGGAGGAATTCCACCTCGCCGGCCCCCTCGCCCAGCCGGTCGGCGCGCAGCTTCACCTGCAGCGGGCTCTCCTCGCCGCTCACGTAGAGCGCCGCGTGCCCCATGCCCTGCAGCCGCGCGACCACCTGCAGCAGGAGGGTGGACTTGCCGATGCCGGGTTCACCGCCCACCAGCACCATGCTGCCGGGCACTATGCCCCCGCCGAGCACGAAGTCGAACTCGGCGAGTCCGGTGCGCAGCCGGTTCGACTCGGTGCCGCTGACCGCGCTGAGCTTCGCCGCGCGCACCGCGACCATCCCGCGCCGTGGTGACGCTGCGGGTCGCCCGATGGCCTTCGACGGTGCCTTCTCGACGATCTCCTCGACCAGCGTGGACCACTCGCCGCACGTCTCGCAGCGCCCGCCCCACTTGGGATGCTCGGCGCCGCAGCTCGTGCACCGGTACGCGGTCCTGGTCTTCGCGCTCACTCGCCCTGCGAGCGCTTGGAGAAGTTCTCGAAGCGCGTGTAGTGCTTGTGGAAGAAGAGCGGCACGGTGCCGATCGGGCCGTTGCGCTGCTTGCCGATGATGATCTCGGCGCGACCATCCAGCTCGCTGTTCTTGAGCCGGCCGGCCTCGTCGCGCTCCGCGTACACTTCCTGGCGGAAGATGAACATGATCAGGTCGGCGTCCTGCTCGATGGCACCGGACTCGCGCAGGTCGCTGAGCTGCGGCCGGCCCTTCTCGTCGCCGGTGCGCTGCTCCGGGGCGCGCGACAGCTGCGAGAGCGCCACCACCGGCACGCGCAGCTCCTTGGCCAGCGCCTTCAGCCCGCGGCTGATCTGGCTCACCTCCTGCTGCCGGTTCTCGGAACTCGGCCCGGTCATGAGCTGCAGGTAGTCGACGATGATCAGGCCGAGCTTCGAGTCCGGGTCCGCCTTCAGGCGCCGGGCCTTGGCGCGCATCTCCAGCACGCTGATCGCCGGCGCATCGTCGATGTAGATCGGCGCCTGCGAGAGGATCCCCACGGCGCGCGCCAGGCGGGGCCAGTCGTCGTCGCGCAGCCGCCCCGTGCGCATGGCCTGGGCATCGAGCCGGGCCTCGCTGGTGATCATGCGCTGCACCAGCGACTCCTTGCTCATCTCGAGCGAGAAGAACGCCACGCCGACCCCCTCGGTGATCGCGACGTGCTGCGCGATGTTCAGCGTCAGCGCCGTCTTCCCCATCGACGGGCGCGCGGCGACGATGATCAGGTCGGACGGCTGGAACCCCGAGGTCATCTGGTCGAGGTCCGCGAAGCCGCTGGCCACGCCCGTGACCGAGCGCCCTTCCTTGGCGATGGTCTCGATGCGCTCCATGGCCGGATACATCAGGGCCTTGATCCGCGTGAAGCCCTCGCCGCCCCCGTCCTGGCCCACCTGCAGGATCCGCTGCTCCGCGAAGTCGAGCAGCTCGCGCGCCGGCTGGCGCGCCTCGAAGGCCTCGCCGGCGATCTGCGTCGAGACCTCGATCAGCCGCCGCAGGATCGCCTTCTCCTTCACGATCCGGGCGTGGTGCTCGATGTTCGCGGCTGTCGGCACGGCATCGGCGAGGAAGCTCAGGTACTCGCGCCCGCCCGAGGCGTCCATCTCGCCACGCCGCTCCAGCTCGTCCGAGAGCGTCACCACGTCGATGCCGCTGCCCTTCTCCATCAGCGCGATGATCGCGCGGTAGATGCGGCGGTGGCCCTCGCGGAAGAACATCGTGTCGTCGACGATCTCGGTCGCGCGCGTGATCGCGTCGGCGTCGATCAGCATTGCCGACAGCACCGACTGCTCCGCATCCTCCGACTGTGGGGGCCGGCGGTCGCGGTACGGGTCAGGCGCGGAGGGTCGCGTCGAGAACGCGTCGAGCAAGCTTGACATCTTCCCACGTAGGCCGCTTCCACGCGTCGTTGCGCAGGAGGGCGGCCGGGTGATAGGTGGCGACGAGCGGAATCCCCTGGTACCAGTGCAACTGCTGGCGCAGCTGGCCTATCCCAAGTTTAGTGCCGAGGAGCGCCTGCGCGGCGGACGCGCCGAAGGCGAGGATCAGCTTCGGCTGGACCAGGTCCACCTGCCGCTGCAGGAAGGGGGCGCAGGCGCGCACCTCCTCCGGCGTGGGGGTGCGGTTGCCGGGCGGGCGGTGCTTCAGGACGTTGCAGATGTAGATCGTGGTGCGATCGAGCTGGATCGCCCCCAGGATCTTGTCGAGGAGTTCGCCGGCCGGTCCCACGAACGGCTCCCCGCGCAGGTCCTCCTTCTCGCCGGGCGCCTCGCCCACCACGAGGACCTCGGCCAGCGGGTTCCCGATGCCCGGGACGGGCTGCGTCGCCGTGCGCACAAGGTCACACGCCTTGCAGGCGGCGATGGCGACGTTTACGGCATCGATCGACTGCCACGCGGCACCCGGGTCCACGCCGATCAGGGGGGGCCGCTCCACGCGGAGCCCGCGCGGGAAGACGGCGCCCTCCTGCAGTGCGAGCGTGCCGGTCTTGCGCGGCGGCGGCGGCGCGTCGTCTGCCGCGGCAGGCAACGACTCCGGGGCTGCCGGCACGGGTCGGGCGGGGGCCGCGGATTGCAGGCGCTGCATCATCTCGCGCCAGTCGTCGCCCTGCTCCACCGGTGCACCCGGTTCACGCGCTTCGCGTGGCGGCCTCGGGCCGTCATCCCCTGCGCGCGGTGGCGCGACAGGCCGGTCCGGTGCGACGGCCGCTGCATCGTCGCGCGGCGCTGCACGGGTCGGGACAGGGCGTGGTGCGGCCGCGGGCACAGCCGCAGTGGCGCCCCCGTCGCCCGGAAGGGCGCCGAGCATGCGCATCACGTCGTCCACGCCGAGCGCATCGAGCAGCATCTCCGATTCGCCAAGTTCGCGGCGCTGCTCGAGGTAGGCGCGGAGGCGCTCGCGGGCGTTCACGCGGTGCCTCCGCCGTGACGCGCTTCGAGCAGGCGCGAGACCCGGTCGAGCAGCAGGTCCGCGAGCACGGACTTCGGCAGCACGGGCGTCACTTCCCGCCCACCGGCGGCATCGAGGATCACGACGCGGTTGGTGTCGGTGCCGAACCCGGCGCCTTCCTCGGTGGCATCGTTGGCCACGATGAAGTCCAGGCCCTTGCGGTGGAGCTTCGACATGGCGTGCTGCTCGACGCTGGTCGTCTCGAGCGCGAAGCCCATGATCACTGCACCGGGTCGCCGGAACGCACGCGTGGAGGCGAGGATGTCCTCCGTGTGCTCGAGGGCGATCACCGGTGCGGTGTCGCCCTTCTTGATCTTGTGCGGCTCGACGGCGGTGGGCCGGAAGTCGGCCGGGGCGGCGGCCATGACGAGGGCGTCGGCGGCGGGCAGCGCTGCGGCGACGGCGTCACGCATCTCGGTGGTGGAGGTGACGGCGATCGCGTCACCACCCCACGGCAGCGGCACTTCGAGCGGCCCATGCACGAGCGTGACGGCCGCACCACGGCGCCACGCCGCGTTCGCGATGGCGACGCCCATCCGTCCGCTGCTGTGGTTCGTGATGTACCGCACGGG is a window encoding:
- the radA gene encoding DNA repair protein RadA, which gives rise to MSAKTRTAYRCTSCGAEHPKWGGRCETCGEWSTLVEEIVEKAPSKAIGRPAASPRRGMVAVRAAKLSAVSGTESNRLRTGLAEFDFVLGGGIVPGSMVLVGGEPGIGKSTLLLQVVARLQGMGHAALYVSGEESPLQVKLRADRLGEGAGEVEFLPETHLETIIAHLDATRPVIAIIDSIQTVHTEELEGAPGNVGQVRECAARLMRAAKELGTAIFVVGHVTKGGGIAGPKTLEHIVDTVLYFEGESGADYRLLRATKNRFGSVDEIGVFRMDAAGLQPVANPSALFMGDRTQSASGSAITAPLEGTRPLLVEIQGLAAKAGFGTPQRVTTGYDPRRLALLLAVLEKRAGLGFAQLDAFVNVVGGMRLTEPSGDTAVAAALASSVYDRALPPDSLFLGEVGLGGEIRAVSQLERRLAEAARLGLTRAYVSKTSARVKAPAGLTVIGIANIRDLLDTIFT
- the dnaB gene encoding replicative DNA helicase codes for the protein MSSLLDAFSTRPSAPDPYRDRRPPQSEDAEQSVLSAMLIDADAITRATEIVDDTMFFREGHRRIYRAIIALMEKGSGIDVVTLSDELERRGEMDASGGREYLSFLADAVPTAANIEHHARIVKEKAILRRLIEVSTQIAGEAFEARQPARELLDFAEQRILQVGQDGGGEGFTRIKALMYPAMERIETIAKEGRSVTGVASGFADLDQMTSGFQPSDLIIVAARPSMGKTALTLNIAQHVAITEGVGVAFFSLEMSKESLVQRMITSEARLDAQAMRTGRLRDDDWPRLARAVGILSQAPIYIDDAPAISVLEMRAKARRLKADPDSKLGLIIVDYLQLMTGPSSENRQQEVSQISRGLKALAKELRVPVVALSQLSRAPEQRTGDEKGRPQLSDLRESGAIEQDADLIMFIFRQEVYAERDEAGRLKNSELDGRAEIIIGKQRNGPIGTVPLFFHKHYTRFENFSKRSQGE
- a CDS encoding uracil-DNA glycosylase → MNARERLRAYLEQRRELGESEMLLDALGVDDVMRMLGALPGDGGATAAVPAAAPRPVPTRAAPRDDAAAVAPDRPVAPPRAGDDGPRPPREAREPGAPVEQGDDWREMMQRLQSAAPARPVPAAPESLPAAADDAPPPPRKTGTLALQEGAVFPRGLRVERPPLIGVDPGAAWQSIDAVNVAIAACKACDLVRTATQPVPGIGNPLAEVLVVGEAPGEKEDLRGEPFVGPAGELLDKILGAIQLDRTTIYICNVLKHRPPGNRTPTPEEVRACAPFLQRQVDLVQPKLILAFGASAAQALLGTKLGIGQLRQQLHWYQGIPLVATYHPAALLRNDAWKRPTWEDVKLARRVLDATLRA
- the coaBC gene encoding bifunctional phosphopantothenoylcysteine decarboxylase/phosphopantothenate--cysteine ligase CoaBC, whose protein sequence is MRPFDGRRVILGVTGGIACYKAVTLARLLTQAGAVVDVILSRAAREFVGPITFEAVTGRPVAPAILDAGHALAHIRLAKEAELVIVAPATADLLARAGQGRADDQLTAVLLATRAPVLVAPAMNDGMWAHALVRRNVQVLRELGHNVLDPDTGPLAFGEGVGPGRMCEPEEILAHAGRLLETARGLAGRHIVVTAGPTREALDPVRYITNHSSGRMGVAIANAAWRRGAAVTLVHGPLEVPLPWGGDAIAVTSTTEMRDAVAAALPAADALVMAAAPADFRPTAVEPHKIKKGDTAPVIALEHTEDILASTRAFRRPGAVIMGFALETTSVEQHAMSKLHRKGLDFIVANDATEEGAGFGTDTNRVVILDAAGGREVTPVLPKSVLADLLLDRVSRLLEARHGGGTA